TACTGCGCATTCTTAGTCGTATTAAAATATTGCGCGAAAAACCGAAGTCGGTAAGGAGTATATTCGAAAAATGGATCCGTCTTCTTTCCGTTGTTATAACCGTAAACACGAACCCCGTAACCGATCCCTTCATTCGGATCCGAGTTGATCAGAGGCAAACCGGTGGGATACCAACCCTCTTTCTTATTCTCCAAATCCTTTTTACACATCTGTTTTACTCGATCGATCCGAAAAGGAAGGTCCTTTCTTTCCTCCGGTTTATCACATCCGGTAAAGTTTTCCTGAGAAGAAACCTCGGAAACAAAAAAGATTAGAGTAGAAAGAATCAAGATCGGAAGAAGGGTTCTTTTTTTCATCATATAACACCGAGAAGATTACGAATTTCTAACCAACCCTTTTTGGATGTCAAACCGAATATGAGAGAATACTCACATTTACGGAAAGAAAGAATGAATGGAATTTTCTCCCGAGTGTCTATTTTTTCTCGGGAGAAAGAAAACAATTAGAGAATTAAGGAAGACTCCTTACACAACGGACAAAGTATCTACTCGTCTTCGCAAAACCGGTTTCATCACCGAAATGAGTCGCCGTAAAATTCACTGCACGCGCCGTATCGACCGTGCCCTCTTTCGCCCAGGAACTCCAGTAGTTGTCTTCCACAGTATTCGGAAATTTCAACAGAAGTGCGTTTAAACTTCCCGAAGCGGTCAGCGCCTTTAGCTCTGGAAAAGAAGGAACTCTCCAATCCGAATGACCGCCAGTGCGATCTTGATTGCAGGAAGTAAAGGCCTCACTCGTCCCTGTAAATCCCGGAGTTTGACCCACCAAGACGGCAGGAAGTGAGATCGTATTACAATCGTTTAGGTTTAGGGAACAATATTGGTGCAACGTAGCTCCGAATCTTCCGATCACCGTAGAACTATTGTTAATTCCTTCACAATCGTAAGTACCGTTTGCACCGACTCTCAATACTTGTCCTTGAGAACAGATCTTCCACATCAGACCGCTCGTCGTATTCGTGACCGTTCCGGATGCAGTATCCGCAACGTAGGGACTAAAAAATATCATCCCGGCCAGGAGGACTTTCGAATCTTCGTTGATAAAGCCGAGAGTCGTATCGTCAGGTTTTTCTTCGCAATTGGCAAAGAAGGAAAGTGCAATACTGAGTATTAGAATATTCTTATATTTTTTCATGATTTCCTCAGAATATGTGGTTAAAGTTCATAAATATTTGTTTGTCTTCTTTGGAGACCGCGTAGTCCAACATCAGGATCGTACTCTGGTTCCAGGCGATTCGAAATCCCAAACCTCGGGAGTATTTATAATCCTTTAATCCCACATTGTGTTCGTCGTCCCAAACGCGACCGAAGTCAACGAACGGAACCAAATTTAATGCGAAATGTTGTCCGGCTACGTTAAAATCAAAAAACTTCCACCGTATTTCTAAGTTACCCCAACCCATCGCTCTTCCCGAAAAACGATCTTGTTTGTAACCGCGAAGGGTCCGTAACCCTCCGAGCCCCGTAATACCACCTTCAGTCGACCAAAGGTTCCTGTATTCGAAAAACGGAGCGTCTCCGTCCGTCATACCGAAAGCTCCGCGACCGGCTAATACCAGTTTATCGAAGGTTTTAGGAAACGGGCTATAGAAGAATTTCATCTGCGTAAAATACTTGGAATATTGAAAGTCCGAACCCAAAGACTTAGCAACTTTCTCGTAGGTTGCTTCCAAGAAAATCCCCCGGTTCGGATCCGGCTCCAAATCCCTTGTGTCCAAAACGAGACCAAAACGTACAGAGTTTACATTTCCTCCATTCGCTCCAATGATCTTCCCTGCCTCTGCATCTTCCGTAACTTTCGTTTTTGCGTTTGGCACCGTGCCGGTATTACTAAAAGGAGTTCCTTCCGTAAGAGGGTCCGTGCTCTTAACAAACTGACCGTCAAACGTCTTAATGATGTTTTGCGAAACTCTCACGCCGGCAACCATACGAACGAGGCCGCCGAAAAAGTTTCTTTCTCCGCTTAAGTTTGCCTGTGGGGAACGAATATCATAACGGTTGTACATTCTATCCGTTACACGAAACGCATCGTTTGCAGGAAAACCAGAATAGTTGGTTCCTTGAAAATCCACCGGATCTCCTGGACCACCCGGTCTCGTAAAAAAGATATTCTGCTCACGAGAATGGTAAGTAGAGTTTCTAACTATTTCGCCACCGGGTTGATTTCTTTCCTGATAGGAAAGCGGTTGGAGAGATTTCTCACCAATCCCGTAATAAAGCGTGTTCGGGTTCGTATCGTAGATCAAATCCCCGCGCATTCTCCATTGTGTATCAAACACATAGGGTGCGTCAAAACTTATATCTTGATACTGTCTATTCTTGGTCGTATTAAAATACTGCGCAAACATCCGAAAACGATACGGAGTATATTCGAAAAAAGGATCGGATTTCTTTCCGTTGTTGATCAAGAAAACTCGAATCCCATAACCGACTCCGACGTTCGGGTCCGAGTTCAAAAGAGGAAGACCTGTTGGAAACCAGCCTTCCTTCTTTTTACAGATGTCTTCGGGTCTGAGTCGTCTCATCTCCGAGATAGGAAAGGGCAAATCCGATCTCGGTGTGCGAGAACTATAATCAACAAAGGCGAGCTTTGAACAGTCCTCTTTAGCCTGTCCGTACACAATCCCCGTCGTCGTGGGCAGAATGATCAAACATACTGCAATACTTACGATTTTCAGAAAATTCTTCATGGAGTTCCTGTTTCTATATTTCAGATCAAAACGGAAACTGTTCAGGCGCATACTGTCAATAGGATTTTTCCAAGAATTTGGAAATACGTTAGTAAATCTTGGGTCTCAATGACCTTTTTTATAACATTCGGTATAATATTTTACGCGTCCTGATTCTGCCCTTATGACGTTCCGATTTCAAACGTATTTCGTTTTGTATCGAGAAGAGTCGACGAGCCGATACGACTTTCGAATTTCTGAGAAAGGAGCCGTGAATTTCGATTTGAATACAACCGTGTTGGATCTTTGCTCAAAGCATTCCTTTTTCACGAGAAGAATCGGTGGGTGCGAGTTAAACCGGCCGAGCGGGTGAATCCTACGGATTGTGCTCTTGTCGAAAATGGAAATTATTTTCTTCCAATGAAATGATTGCGAACGGATATAAAATTGAACCGGAGAAGGTTCTTTGTAATTCATTCCGTGCTGAATCCTTTATCCCCGTAATCTGAGAGGGGCATGGTCTCAGTCGGTAAGAATTTACTTCCTGTTCTTTGAAAACTGCGATGAGAAGAAGGAGAGAATCCAATGAATCACTTAAAACCATCTTAAGAATCGAAGATACGGAAAATCGATGGAGTGTCTTGATCAGAATTTTAGCCGGCGGTGTTTTCGGGAAGATGTGATCAAATTCCCCTTCGGAAACCAAGGCATTGGCGATTTACAAAACGCGGCTTCTCACAACCGGAACTCGTGCGGGATATCGGAGTTCTGGAAATTATCGGCGGCCTTTCTTTGATCCTGGGACTCGCCACAAAACAATGGAGCCTTCTATTTATTTTTGAGATGATCGTCGCAATGATCCTGACTAAGATTCCGTTGTATTTTGGAACCTCACCGCTCGCACCACCGGCCTCTCCTCCGATTCAAGGAATTTGGGCTGTGCTTCACGAAATTCGATCGGAATATTCACAACTTTTAAGTTTCGTCTATTTGTTTCTTGCAGGCACCGGTAGATTCTCCTTGGATCGTCTTCGAAAACAAGCCGAGGAAAAACGATAGAACGCCAAATCAGAGTTAGTTGTTCTTTCGTTTGCGATCTTTTGCGAAACGACGGTTTGCCCGGATGAATTCCTTCGGATTGAGATAACCGTCGTGCTCCTTTCCGTATCCCCCTCCGGTGGGAAGATCAAAGTCCTCTCGAAGTTCAAAATGAAGATGGGGTCCGTAGCGTCGATTTGCATCTCCGATTTTTCCGATTCTATCTCCCTTCCGAAATCGGTCTCCTTTTTTTACGGACATCTTCGAAAGATGCGCGTAGAGGGAATTGATCCATCTTCCATCGGGAAGTTTATGTGTTAGTACGATCACGTTTCCCCAACCCGGACCTTCTTCTCTTGCAAACTTGACGATTCCGTGCGAAACCGAATGGACAGGATCCCCGTAGTCGTTTCTATTTAATTCCTACATTTGCCAAT
This is a stretch of genomic DNA from Leptospira stimsonii. It encodes these proteins:
- the lsa25 gene encoding surface adhesin Lsa25, with protein sequence MKKYKNILILSIALSFFANCEEKPDDTTLGFINEDSKVLLAGMIFFSPYVADTASGTVTNTTSGLMWKICSQGQVLRVGANGTYDCEGINNSSTVIGRFGATLHQYCSLNLNDCNTISLPAVLVGQTPGFTGTSEAFTSCNQDRTGGHSDWRVPSFPELKALTASGSLNALLLKFPNTVEDNYWSSWAKEGTVDTARAVNFTATHFGDETGFAKTSRYFVRCVRSLP
- the omp85 gene encoding Omp85 family outer membrane protein — translated: MKNFLKIVSIAVCLIILPTTTGIVYGQAKEDCSKLAFVDYSSRTPRSDLPFPISEMRRLRPEDICKKKEGWFPTGLPLLNSDPNVGVGYGIRVFLINNGKKSDPFFEYTPYRFRMFAQYFNTTKNRQYQDISFDAPYVFDTQWRMRGDLIYDTNPNTLYYGIGEKSLQPLSYQERNQPGGEIVRNSTYHSREQNIFFTRPGGPGDPVDFQGTNYSGFPANDAFRVTDRMYNRYDIRSPQANLSGERNFFGGLVRMVAGVRVSQNIIKTFDGQFVKSTDPLTEGTPFSNTGTVPNAKTKVTEDAEAGKIIGANGGNVNSVRFGLVLDTRDLEPDPNRGIFLEATYEKVAKSLGSDFQYSKYFTQMKFFYSPFPKTFDKLVLAGRGAFGMTDGDAPFFEYRNLWSTEGGITGLGGLRTLRGYKQDRFSGRAMGWGNLEIRWKFFDFNVAGQHFALNLVPFVDFGRVWDDEHNVGLKDYKYSRGLGFRIAWNQSTILMLDYAVSKEDKQIFMNFNHIF
- a CDS encoding DoxX family protein, which codes for MRDIGVLEIIGGLSLILGLATKQWSLLFIFEMIVAMILTKIPLYFGTSPLAPPASPPIQGIWAVLHEIRSEYSQLLSFVYLFLAGTGRFSLDRLRKQAEEKR